One segment of Trichlorobacter ammonificans DNA contains the following:
- a CDS encoding sigma-54-dependent transcriptional regulator, protein MKNRILLIEDEAATRFGLVRYFAREGYEVVEAEDLTVAARLFASERFDAVLLDINLPDGNGLNFIDTIREHDQAIPIIVITGTGDIPVAVESMQRGADNFLVKPVDNAGLAIFLRKTLEIGSLKRRQAAHQRLERHKEPFWSVHHAMQVVREHAQIAADSESPVLITGETGTGKGVLARWIHRNSRRGQDEFVEVNCSGLRGELLAREIFGNVRGAFTSADQDRKGLLDIADHGTLFLDEIGDMGLEVQAPFLKVLEEKQYRRLGDIKLIKSDFRLISATNRDIAGMVQNSQFRQDLLYRINLLTIHLPPLRERKSDIPIIARALLKNLNQPELPLPDGILSLLTGYDWPGNIRELKNVLERALLLARGGELRAEHFAGLGTPPPPAPSSVREVEAAHILSVLAESGGNVDLAASRLSISRATLYRRIKQLRGT, encoded by the coding sequence ATGAAGAACCGGATTCTGCTGATCGAGGACGAGGCGGCCACCCGCTTCGGCTTGGTACGCTACTTTGCCAGAGAAGGGTATGAGGTGGTTGAGGCGGAGGATCTGACCGTGGCGGCCCGGTTGTTTGCGTCCGAGCGGTTCGATGCCGTGCTGCTGGATATCAACCTTCCCGACGGCAACGGCCTCAATTTCATCGATACTATCCGCGAACACGACCAGGCGATCCCGATCATCGTCATCACCGGCACCGGCGACATCCCGGTGGCCGTCGAATCGATGCAGCGGGGGGCGGACAATTTCCTGGTCAAACCGGTGGACAACGCCGGTCTGGCCATTTTCCTGCGCAAGACCCTGGAAATCGGCTCCCTGAAGCGCCGTCAGGCCGCCCATCAGCGGCTGGAGCGTCACAAGGAACCGTTTTGGAGCGTGCACCATGCCATGCAGGTGGTACGGGAACATGCCCAGATTGCCGCCGACAGCGAGAGTCCGGTGCTGATCACCGGTGAAACCGGTACCGGCAAGGGAGTGCTGGCCCGCTGGATTCACCGCAACAGCCGCAGGGGACAGGACGAGTTCGTGGAGGTGAACTGTTCCGGCCTGCGCGGCGAGTTGCTGGCCCGGGAGATTTTTGGCAACGTGCGCGGCGCCTTCACCTCTGCCGATCAGGACCGCAAGGGATTGCTGGATATCGCCGACCACGGCACCCTGTTCCTTGACGAGATCGGCGATATGGGACTGGAGGTGCAGGCACCCTTTCTCAAGGTTCTGGAGGAAAAGCAGTACCGCCGCCTGGGGGACATCAAGCTGATCAAAAGCGATTTCCGGCTGATCTCAGCCACCAACCGCGATATCGCCGGCATGGTGCAGAACAGCCAGTTCAGACAGGATCTGCTGTATCGCATCAACCTGCTGACCATCCATCTCCCCCCCCTGCGGGAACGAAAAAGCGATATCCCGATCATTGCCCGTGCCTTGCTGAAAAACCTCAACCAGCCCGAACTGCCCCTGCCCGACGGCATCCTCTCCCTGCTGACCGGCTACGACTGGCCCGGCAACATCCGCGAGTTGAAGAATGTTCTGGAACGGGCACTGCTCCTGGCCCGGGGAGGAGAACTCCGCGCGGAACACTTTGCCGGGCTCGGCACCCCCCCGCCGCCGGCGCCCAGTTCGGTCCGCGAGGTCGAGGCTGCGCACATCCTCTCCGTCCTGGCAGAATCGGGCGGCAACGTTGATCTGGCCGCCTCCCGGCTCAGTATCTCCCGGGCCACCCTCTATCGCCGCATCAAGCAGTTGCGGGGGACCTGA
- a CDS encoding bacteriohemerythrin: MSFTTRIVIGNAVAMAITTITLALIVPRDYLLTCLAIGLGLTAGSCLVLGQLCRQAFTPLTRIVDVIETAAGGNLTVRAEDKGVGEIVRLAHAFNRMIDDMNKAMRQFYYVSELVRDSVSMVSSNTATMVDAAEDVALQSSTIATASEEMAATSGDIALNCQYAAENARTAADQTTSGVEIIMNSARLMDTIARRVTDASITVEGLGKRSDQIGAIVSTIQDIADQTNLLALNAAIEAARAGEQGRGFAVVADEVRALAERTTKATKEISGMIQAIQEETRRAVTSMSEGVDEVRRGTEETTRSGEAFNDILTRVSELTTQISQIATAAEEQTATTHEISGNILRITDVVDRNVENARSTTGATGQLSAQVDELHKLVSALKLSKMLEWDSSFLTGIELFDTQHRKLCDMVNELYEAMQQKRSREAVGSILNQLISYTATHFAAEEEAMAKTNFPEDAEHRRHHAKLVEQALDLQQRFSTGESVLSQNVIEFLQDWLINHIKGVDKRYGPYLNKHGIR, encoded by the coding sequence ATGTCGTTCACTACCCGCATCGTCATCGGCAATGCCGTCGCCATGGCCATAACCACGATCACCCTGGCGCTGATCGTCCCCCGGGACTATCTGCTGACCTGCCTGGCCATCGGCCTGGGGCTGACCGCCGGCTCCTGCCTGGTTCTCGGACAGCTCTGCCGGCAGGCATTCACGCCGCTTACGCGTATCGTCGATGTCATTGAGACCGCCGCAGGGGGCAACCTGACCGTGCGGGCCGAGGACAAGGGGGTGGGGGAGATCGTCCGGCTCGCCCATGCCTTCAACCGGATGATCGACGACATGAACAAGGCGATGCGCCAGTTCTACTATGTTTCCGAACTGGTCAGGGACTCGGTCTCCATGGTCTCCAGCAACACTGCCACCATGGTGGATGCGGCCGAAGACGTGGCCCTGCAGTCCAGCACCATTGCCACGGCCAGTGAAGAGATGGCCGCCACCTCCGGCGATATCGCCCTCAACTGCCAGTACGCCGCTGAAAACGCCCGGACCGCGGCGGATCAGACCACCAGCGGCGTCGAGATCATCATGAACAGCGCCCGGCTGATGGACACCATCGCCCGCCGGGTCACCGACGCCTCCATCACCGTTGAGGGGCTGGGAAAACGCTCGGACCAGATCGGCGCCATTGTCAGCACCATCCAGGATATCGCCGATCAGACCAATCTGCTGGCCCTGAACGCCGCCATCGAAGCGGCACGGGCCGGCGAGCAGGGACGCGGTTTTGCCGTGGTTGCCGACGAAGTGCGCGCCCTGGCGGAGCGGACCACCAAGGCCACCAAGGAGATCAGCGGCATGATCCAGGCCATCCAGGAGGAGACCCGCCGGGCCGTCACCTCCATGTCGGAGGGGGTTGACGAAGTCCGCCGCGGTACCGAGGAAACCACCCGTTCCGGCGAGGCGTTCAACGACATCCTGACCCGGGTGAGCGAGCTGACCACCCAGATCAGCCAGATCGCCACGGCAGCTGAGGAGCAGACCGCCACGACCCATGAGATCTCCGGCAATATCCTGCGGATCACCGACGTGGTGGACCGCAATGTGGAAAACGCCCGCAGCACCACCGGCGCCACCGGCCAGCTGTCCGCGCAGGTGGATGAACTGCACAAGCTGGTGTCGGCCCTGAAACTGTCCAAGATGCTGGAATGGGACAGCAGCTTCCTGACCGGCATCGAGCTGTTCGACACCCAGCACCGCAAGTTGTGCGATATGGTCAACGAACTGTACGAGGCGATGCAGCAGAAGCGGAGCAGGGAGGCGGTGGGCTCCATCCTGAACCAGCTGATCTCCTATACCGCCACCCACTTTGCCGCCGAGGAAGAGGCCATGGCCAAAACCAACTTCCCGGAGGATGCGGAGCACCGCCGCCACCACGCCAAGCTGGTGGAACAGGCCCTCGACCTGCAGCAGCGCTTCAGTACCGGGGAATCGGTACTGAGCCAGAACGTTATCGAGTTCCTGCAGGACTGGCTGATCAACCATATCAAAGGGGTGGACAAGCGGTACGGGCCGTACCTGAACAAACACGGCATCCGGTAA
- a CDS encoding HD-GYP domain-containing protein, protein MSESSSRYTILIVDDTPENIALLNAALRDEFSIKVATRGRKAIEIARSLPVDIILLDVMMPEMDGFETCRRLKADPMTRRIPVIFVTARGDVEDESVGFACGGVDYITKPLRYPVVRSRIKTHLALYDQERRLEALVRERTRELAETRMDILQRLGRAAEYRDNETGRHVIRISHYCHLLAIAYGLPEEEADLLRSASTMHDIGKIGIPDRVLLKQGRLDAEERAIIQQHCVIGHEIIGDHSSKLLQTAALVALTHHERWDGTGYPNGLNGEDIPLFSRILALADVFDALTSRRPYKEPWSVAEAVAEITACSGSHFDPAVVRVFLECHAAFEEILRTYADPTPPPEPATDA, encoded by the coding sequence ATGAGCGAGAGCAGCAGCCGCTACACCATCCTGATCGTGGACGACACGCCGGAGAATATCGCACTGCTCAATGCGGCACTACGGGACGAGTTCAGCATCAAGGTGGCCACCCGCGGCAGAAAGGCCATTGAAATCGCCCGTTCCCTGCCGGTGGATATCATCCTGCTGGATGTGATGATGCCGGAAATGGACGGCTTCGAAACCTGCCGCCGGCTGAAGGCGGACCCGATGACCCGACGGATACCGGTCATTTTCGTCACCGCCCGCGGCGATGTTGAGGACGAATCAGTGGGGTTTGCCTGCGGCGGGGTCGATTACATCACCAAACCGCTCCGCTATCCGGTGGTCCGCTCCCGGATCAAGACCCACCTGGCGCTCTACGATCAGGAACGCCGTCTTGAAGCACTGGTGCGGGAGCGAACGAGAGAGCTGGCCGAGACCCGGATGGACATCCTGCAGCGGCTGGGACGGGCGGCTGAATACCGGGACAACGAAACCGGCCGCCATGTCATCAGGATCAGCCACTACTGCCACCTGCTGGCCATCGCGTACGGCCTGCCGGAGGAGGAGGCGGACCTGCTCCGTTCCGCCTCCACCATGCACGACATCGGCAAGATCGGCATCCCCGACCGGGTATTGCTGAAACAGGGGCGGCTGGATGCCGAAGAACGGGCCATCATCCAGCAGCACTGCGTTATCGGCCATGAAATCATCGGGGACCATTCGTCGAAACTGCTGCAGACGGCGGCGCTGGTCGCTCTTACCCACCACGAACGCTGGGACGGCACCGGCTACCCCAACGGCCTGAACGGTGAGGATATCCCGCTCTTCAGCAGGATACTGGCCCTGGCCGACGTGTTCGACGCCCTGACCAGCAGGCGCCCCTACAAGGAGCCCTGGTCCGTTGCCGAAGCGGTTGCCGAGATCACGGCCTGCAGCGGCAGCCATTTCGACCCCGCCGTGGTCAGGGTTTTTCTGGAGTGTCACGCAGCCTTTGAAGAGATTCTTCGTACCTACGCCGATCCGACCCCGCCGCCGGAGCCGGCTACCGACGCCTGA
- a CDS encoding CHASE domain-containing protein, with the protein MIPRLSLFSGSRLSGWLYLIPVLVLSVSLLITWVAWHSNRTARQEEVRTGFDYQAREVFSSIAQRMDAYEQVLRGVQGLFAVSETVTPDEFRTYVRMLRLNENYPGIQGVGYSPLIHGASRERQLAAISRQGYAEFPMLPTGTRSEYAPIIALEPLTGSNRRALGFDLLSEPVRRKALQRARDLGVAAITAKLRLLQENGPKQQAGCIMYLPVYRHGVVADSLDARRRNLVGWVSAPFRMDDLMNGILGERSRQFDIEIFDGTTILPEAMMYDDDTLFHADGTVPTRFQAVRRMEIAGHIWTVVISSRDQFLSSENGRGAHTIAVAGIAVSLLLTLITWLLVAGHLRARRESHAAQITAQALKEAEQLALLGHFDYDPRSNSTYWSEGLERIWGFSPGARPRRFEEFLATVHPDDLQIILDSDADKTWRETSSEFRIIRSDGEIRHVYSRGYREFDREGTITRVFGIDQDITERKQAEERIVRSRNYYLQLLEYFPAMVWRAGTDGGCDYFNRTWLAFTGRSFEQERGDGWTAGVHPDDLAGCLAVYHEAFLKRESFAMEYRLRRHDGSYQWISDHGRPFYTEEGTFAGYLGSCYNINAQKTAELALKQAHEQLEQRIAERTSALSRANSQLRQEITERMRIEDELRSSRALLDKSQQQARLGCWSWDARTNRITWSDELFRLFGIPPRKPAPSYGDYAAMLTPESYRRFDHAVAHALATGDDSVLTMDIGIIRADGSQRQCLGHGEVVRNEYGVITHINGTLQDITERRELEQQLFEARKLESIGQLVAGVAHEVRNPLNAILSVTEALFREKSIEDNPEFEPYLHHIRSQVTRLAHLMNDLLDLGKPIPADNLQPLPLLELCRDAALLWPGSCGHPERSVSLDVKTNRELFIRADAIKLQQALFNLLDNAAQNSPQGSGIVLSLAPVETDRFVSICISDRGQGIPDDQLERVFQPFYSNRRGGTGLGLALVKHYVEHMAGTVTIRNNGDSPGCTVEIRIPLVTTEDER; encoded by the coding sequence ATGATTCCGCGCCTCTCACTGTTTTCCGGCTCACGCCTGTCGGGCTGGCTCTACCTGATCCCGGTGCTGGTGCTGTCCGTGTCGCTCCTGATCACCTGGGTGGCCTGGCACAGCAACCGCACGGCCCGCCAGGAGGAGGTGCGCACCGGTTTCGACTATCAGGCGCGCGAAGTCTTCAGCAGCATCGCGCAGCGCATGGATGCCTACGAGCAGGTGCTGCGCGGCGTCCAGGGACTGTTTGCCGTATCGGAAACGGTCACGCCCGACGAATTCCGCACCTACGTCAGAATGCTGCGGCTGAACGAAAACTATCCCGGTATCCAGGGAGTCGGCTACTCCCCCCTCATTCATGGTGCCAGCAGGGAACGGCAGCTCGCGGCCATCAGCCGGCAGGGCTATGCCGAATTCCCGATGCTTCCCACCGGCACCAGAAGCGAATATGCACCGATTATCGCCCTCGAACCGTTGACCGGCAGCAACCGTCGCGCCCTCGGCTTCGACCTGCTGTCGGAACCGGTCCGGCGGAAAGCGCTGCAGCGCGCCCGCGACCTGGGGGTGGCGGCGATCACCGCAAAGCTGCGTCTGCTGCAGGAGAACGGCCCCAAGCAACAGGCGGGCTGCATCATGTACCTGCCGGTCTATCGCCACGGCGTGGTGGCGGACAGTCTCGACGCACGGCGCCGGAACCTGGTGGGCTGGGTGTCCGCCCCCTTCCGGATGGACGACCTGATGAACGGCATTCTGGGGGAGCGGAGCCGGCAGTTTGACATCGAAATCTTCGACGGCACCACCATCCTCCCGGAAGCCATGATGTATGACGATGACACCCTCTTTCACGCCGACGGCACGGTGCCGACACGTTTCCAGGCGGTGCGCCGCATGGAGATTGCGGGACACATCTGGACCGTGGTGATCAGTTCCCGCGATCAGTTCCTGTCGTCGGAGAACGGTCGCGGCGCCCATACCATAGCCGTGGCCGGCATCGCCGTCAGTCTGCTGCTGACGCTGATCACCTGGCTGCTGGTGGCCGGGCACCTGCGGGCGCGCCGGGAAAGCCATGCCGCCCAGATCACGGCCCAGGCCCTCAAGGAAGCGGAACAGTTGGCGCTGCTGGGCCACTTCGACTACGACCCGCGCAGCAACAGCACCTACTGGTCGGAGGGGCTGGAGCGGATCTGGGGATTTTCTCCGGGGGCACGCCCGCGCCGGTTCGAGGAGTTTCTGGCAACCGTGCATCCCGACGACCTGCAGATCATTCTTGATTCCGATGCCGACAAAACCTGGCGCGAGACCAGCTCGGAATTCAGGATCATCCGCAGCGACGGGGAGATACGCCACGTCTACTCCCGCGGCTACCGCGAGTTCGACCGGGAGGGTACCATTACCCGCGTCTTCGGCATCGACCAGGACATTACCGAGCGCAAGCAGGCCGAGGAACGGATCGTCCGCTCGCGCAACTACTACCTGCAGCTGCTGGAATATTTTCCCGCCATGGTCTGGCGTGCCGGCACCGACGGCGGCTGCGACTACTTCAATCGGACCTGGCTCGCCTTTACCGGCCGCTCCTTCGAACAGGAACGGGGCGACGGCTGGACCGCCGGTGTGCATCCCGACGACCTTGCCGGCTGCCTGGCGGTTTACCACGAGGCATTCCTGAAACGCGAATCCTTTGCCATGGAGTACCGCCTGCGTCGCCACGACGGCAGCTACCAGTGGATCAGCGATCACGGCCGCCCCTTTTATACCGAAGAGGGCACGTTTGCCGGCTACCTGGGAAGCTGCTACAACATCAACGCCCAGAAAACCGCCGAACTGGCGCTGAAGCAGGCCCACGAACAGCTTGAGCAGCGTATTGCGGAGCGCACCTCCGCACTCTCCCGGGCCAACAGCCAGCTGCGCCAGGAAATCACGGAACGCATGCGGATCGAGGATGAGTTGCGGTCAAGCCGCGCCCTGCTGGACAAGTCCCAGCAACAGGCGCGCCTGGGGTGCTGGAGCTGGGACGCCCGCACCAACCGTATCACCTGGTCCGACGAGCTGTTCCGGCTGTTCGGTATCCCACCCCGGAAACCGGCGCCCAGCTACGGCGATTATGCCGCCATGCTCACCCCGGAAAGCTACCGGCGTTTCGATCATGCCGTGGCCCATGCCCTGGCCACCGGCGACGACAGCGTGCTGACCATGGATATCGGGATCATCCGTGCCGACGGCAGCCAGCGGCAGTGCCTGGGCCACGGCGAGGTGGTGCGCAACGAGTACGGGGTCATCACCCACATAAACGGCACCCTGCAGGACATCACCGAACGCAGGGAACTGGAACAGCAACTCTTCGAGGCCCGCAAGCTGGAATCGATCGGCCAGCTGGTCGCCGGGGTGGCCCATGAGGTCAGGAATCCCTTGAATGCCATTCTTTCCGTCACCGAAGCACTGTTCAGGGAAAAATCCATCGAGGACAATCCGGAGTTCGAACCCTATCTCCATCATATCCGCAGCCAGGTTACCCGGCTGGCCCACCTGATGAACGATCTGCTGGATCTGGGCAAGCCGATCCCGGCCGACAACCTGCAACCGCTGCCGCTGCTTGAGCTGTGCCGGGATGCCGCGCTCCTCTGGCCCGGCTCCTGCGGGCACCCCGAACGCTCCGTCAGCCTGGACGTCAAAACCAACCGGGAGCTGTTCATCCGTGCCGACGCCATCAAGCTGCAGCAGGCGTTGTTCAACCTGCTGGACAACGCCGCCCAGAACAGCCCGCAGGGGTCGGGAATCGTGCTTTCCCTGGCGCCGGTGGAGACCGACCGCTTCGTCAGTATCTGCATCAGCGATCGCGGCCAGGGTATTCCCGACGACCAGCTTGAACGGGTCTTCCAGCCGTTTTACTCGAACCGGCGGGGGGGAACCGGCCTGGGGCTGGCCCTGGTCAAGCACTATGTCGAACACATGGCGGGAACGGTCACCATCAGGAACAACGGCGACAGCCCCGGCTGTACCGTGGAAATACGCATTCCCCTCGTGACCACGGAGGACGAGCGATGA
- a CDS encoding PhnD/SsuA/transferrin family substrate-binding protein yields the protein MPLDRLLTAVTSWLGVLILFVTAAAPAAATEVRIGVLANNGRAAAVQAWQPHADYLERALPGYQFRIVPLDFTGLYPAVKKGVVDFVVVNTGQYVELEAEAGITRIVTLKKLGPEGAQTVFGGVLFTRAERDDIEGLRDLRGKRIWIPDITSFGGWLMQLREILAAGVSQTSFAELHATGNHEAVVQAVLERHADIGSVRTGTLEEMAAAGLLDLSSLKIINKRQTPGFPLIHSTRLYPEWSFSKLRHTDSRLAERLAVALLQLPAAHPAARTAQITGWTIAADYTNAHELYRELQLGPYQGLNRFSLFDAVKRYWYLAVLTLVFMALLVATVIRVIRGNRCLAVTLQELEQQRSMAQQALEDLNERSDQLERTNEELRSSNERLVAINFERSQLLTALQKSEDQLRLLLDSTAEAIYGTDLNGTCTFCNTTCLTLLGYEKPEELIGKNIHQKIHYRRKDGSPYPEHECTIFKAFMRGEGLHVEEEVFWRSDGSSVTVEFWSYPQYRNGVIVGTVATFMDISPRIEAQKKLVMLSKAIENSPAAVVVTDYFGTIEYVNPKFTEITGYLPEEAIGQNPRILNAGVQSREFYAELWDTINSGREWRGEFCNRKKTGEIHWESASISPIRNELGQISHYVAVKEDITERKLIAEELHRAKEAAEAGNRSKSEFLANMSHEIRTPLNAILGFSDLALETELNPEQRDYLTRVNFAGTSLLRIINDILDLSKIEAGQLELEQIGFGPAELLQNTLALFREQAEVKGIFLKLDLDPTLPQRLQGDPLRLGQILTNLIGNAVKFTEQGGVEVRLSLLLHQPERVELQFEISDSGIGLTPESLTGLFQPFTQADNSITRKFGGTGLGLSICKRLVDLMGGSIWAESRLGEGSSFFFTLPFACAAAAVMPTVPRAARDDDAADGGTEDHLQGLRILLAEDNEVNCLLITELLRRRGIEVEVVTDGAQAVSRLLQTSATYDLVLMDIQMPVLDGLEATRRIRRDPRFAELPIIAVTAHAYQEEQDRCREAGMNAHIVKPVNAQIMFSTIEQWLQPSGRPARHAVALPVDEGRLHEIVRRLYRYIREQDGQAAYFLQECRHELAVLSEQTVASLEGLLSSYDYDAALEVLPEIAGMMALDIHNDGSGEAAS from the coding sequence ATGCCCCTCGACAGACTCCTGACAGCCGTCACGTCATGGCTTGGCGTTCTCATCCTGTTCGTGACGGCAGCCGCTCCGGCAGCCGCAACCGAGGTCAGGATCGGCGTTTTGGCCAACAACGGACGTGCGGCAGCGGTACAGGCCTGGCAACCGCATGCAGACTATCTGGAGCGTGCTCTGCCGGGATACCAGTTCCGGATCGTCCCCCTCGACTTCACCGGACTCTATCCAGCGGTCAAGAAGGGGGTCGTCGATTTCGTGGTCGTCAACACCGGCCAGTACGTGGAACTGGAAGCGGAGGCCGGCATCACCCGAATCGTCACCCTGAAGAAGCTGGGGCCGGAAGGGGCCCAGACCGTTTTCGGCGGGGTCCTCTTTACCCGGGCCGAACGTGACGATATCGAGGGTTTGCGCGACCTGCGCGGCAAGCGTATCTGGATTCCGGACATCACCTCCTTCGGCGGCTGGCTGATGCAACTGCGGGAAATCCTCGCCGCCGGGGTCAGCCAGACCAGCTTTGCGGAGCTGCATGCCACCGGTAACCACGAAGCCGTGGTGCAGGCGGTGCTGGAACGGCACGCCGATATCGGCTCGGTTCGTACCGGCACCCTGGAGGAGATGGCTGCGGCGGGCCTCCTGGATCTGTCGAGCCTTAAAATCATCAACAAGCGCCAGACCCCCGGTTTTCCACTGATTCACAGCACGCGGCTCTACCCGGAATGGTCATTTTCCAAGCTGCGTCACACCGATTCCCGCTTGGCGGAACGGCTTGCCGTGGCGCTGCTGCAGCTCCCCGCCGCCCACCCCGCCGCCCGGACCGCCCAGATCACCGGCTGGACCATTGCCGCCGACTACACCAACGCCCATGAACTGTACCGCGAGTTGCAACTGGGACCGTACCAGGGACTGAACCGTTTCAGCCTCTTCGACGCGGTGAAGCGCTACTGGTATCTGGCAGTGCTCACCCTGGTGTTCATGGCCCTGCTGGTGGCAACCGTCATCAGGGTCATCCGGGGAAATCGCTGCCTGGCGGTGACGCTGCAGGAGCTGGAGCAGCAGCGCAGCATGGCGCAGCAAGCCCTGGAGGACTTGAACGAACGCAGCGACCAGCTGGAACGGACCAACGAGGAACTCCGCTCCAGCAACGAGCGGCTGGTGGCGATCAATTTCGAGCGCAGCCAGCTCCTGACCGCACTGCAGAAAAGCGAGGACCAGCTGCGGCTGCTGCTGGATTCCACCGCCGAGGCGATCTACGGCACCGACTTAAACGGTACCTGCACGTTCTGCAACACCACGTGCCTGACCCTGCTGGGCTATGAAAAGCCGGAAGAGCTGATCGGCAAAAATATCCACCAGAAAATTCATTACCGCCGCAAGGACGGCTCCCCCTATCCCGAGCACGAATGCACCATTTTCAAGGCGTTCATGCGGGGAGAGGGGCTGCATGTCGAGGAGGAGGTGTTCTGGCGCTCGGACGGCAGCAGCGTGACGGTGGAGTTCTGGTCCTACCCCCAGTACCGCAACGGGGTCATCGTGGGAACCGTCGCCACCTTCATGGATATCTCCCCCCGCATCGAAGCCCAGAAGAAACTGGTCATGCTCTCCAAGGCCATCGAAAACAGCCCGGCAGCGGTGGTGGTGACCGATTATTTCGGCACTATCGAGTACGTTAACCCGAAATTCACCGAAATCACCGGCTACCTTCCCGAGGAGGCCATCGGCCAGAATCCCCGCATTCTCAATGCCGGCGTCCAGTCACGAGAGTTCTATGCCGAACTCTGGGACACCATCAACAGCGGCCGGGAATGGCGGGGAGAGTTCTGCAACCGCAAGAAAACCGGAGAAATTCACTGGGAGTCGGCCTCCATCTCCCCCATCCGCAACGAACTGGGACAGATTTCGCACTACGTGGCGGTAAAAGAGGATATCACCGAGCGGAAACTGATCGCCGAAGAGCTGCACCGCGCCAAGGAGGCGGCCGAGGCGGGCAACCGTTCAAAATCCGAGTTTCTGGCCAACATGAGCCACGAAATCCGTACACCGCTGAACGCCATCCTCGGTTTTTCCGACCTGGCGCTGGAAACCGAGCTGAATCCGGAGCAGCGCGACTACCTGACCCGGGTCAACTTCGCCGGCACCTCGCTGCTGCGGATCATCAACGATATCCTTGACCTGTCCAAGATCGAGGCCGGCCAGCTCGAACTGGAACAGATCGGCTTCGGTCCCGCGGAACTGTTGCAAAACACCCTGGCGCTGTTCAGGGAGCAGGCCGAGGTGAAGGGGATATTCCTGAAGCTCGATCTCGACCCGACGCTGCCCCAGCGCCTGCAGGGGGACCCGCTGCGCCTCGGCCAGATTCTGACCAACCTGATCGGCAATGCGGTCAAGTTTACGGAGCAAGGGGGAGTTGAAGTACGGCTGAGCCTGCTGCTGCACCAGCCCGAACGGGTGGAGTTGCAGTTCGAGATCAGCGACAGCGGCATAGGACTTACCCCCGAAAGCCTGACAGGCCTTTTTCAACCCTTTACCCAGGCGGATAACTCCATTACCCGAAAATTCGGCGGCACCGGCCTGGGACTTTCCATCTGCAAGCGCCTGGTGGATCTGATGGGGGGGAGCATCTGGGCCGAAAGCCGCCTGGGCGAAGGCAGTTCCTTCTTTTTCACCCTCCCCTTTGCCTGCGCCGCCGCTGCCGTCATGCCGACGGTTCCCCGTGCTGCCCGTGACGACGACGCTGCCGACGGCGGGACCGAGGACCACCTGCAGGGGCTGCGCATCCTGCTGGCCGAGGACAACGAGGTCAACTGCCTGCTGATCACGGAACTGCTCCGCCGGCGCGGCATCGAAGTTGAGGTGGTCACCGACGGCGCCCAAGCCGTTTCCCGGCTGCTGCAAACCTCCGCAACCTATGACCTGGTGCTCATGGACATCCAGATGCCGGTGCTGGACGGCCTTGAGGCGACCCGCAGAATCCGCCGCGACCCACGCTTTGCGGAGCTGCCGATCATTGCCGTCACGGCCCACGCCTACCAGGAGGAACAGGATCGCTGCCGGGAAGCCGGTATGAACGCCCACATCGTCAAACCGGTCAATGCCCAGATCATGTTCAGCACCATCGAACAGTGGCTGCAGCCGTCCGGAAGGCCCGCCCGCCATGCGGTCGCACTGCCGGTGGACGAGGGGCGGCTCCACGAGATCGTCCGCCGTCTGTACCGCTACATCAGGGAGCAGGATGGTCAGGCAGCCTATTTCCTTCAGGAGTGCCGTCACGAACTCGCCGTCCTCTCCGAGCAGACCGTGGCCTCGCTGGAGGGGTTGCTCTCCTCCTATGACTATGATGCCGCCCTGGAGGTTCTGCCGGAAATCGCCGGGATGATGGCACTCGACATCCATAACGACGGCTCCGGGGAAGCGGCGTCATGA
- the ruvA gene encoding Holliday junction branch migration protein RuvA, whose amino-acid sequence MIALLTGRIAYKTPDHLIVDVQGVGYRVMIPFSTYYELPESGEVTLHIHTSVREDAIQLYGFRTRTEKSFFQLLISVSGIGPKLARDILSNIQPPQLAAALAQGDLHKLSAIPGIGKKTAERLVLELREKVGKLEAGVLPAAEAVGRTVPAEALLEDVTSALLNLGYKEVQVKKALAGIDAATGGSVEELLKQALKILMK is encoded by the coding sequence ATGATAGCCCTTTTGACCGGACGGATCGCCTACAAGACACCGGACCACCTGATCGTCGACGTACAGGGGGTGGGGTACCGGGTGATGATTCCCTTTTCCACCTACTACGAGCTGCCGGAAAGCGGTGAGGTAACTCTGCATATCCATACCAGTGTGCGGGAGGATGCCATCCAGTTGTACGGATTTCGGACCCGTACCGAGAAATCGTTCTTCCAGTTGCTGATATCCGTCTCCGGTATCGGTCCGAAGCTGGCCCGTGACATCCTCTCCAACATTCAGCCGCCGCAACTGGCGGCAGCGCTTGCCCAGGGGGACCTGCACAAGCTGTCGGCCATTCCGGGGATCGGCAAGAAGACTGCGGAACGACTGGTGCTGGAACTGCGCGAAAAGGTGGGCAAGCTGGAAGCAGGTGTCCTGCCGGCGGCGGAAGCGGTGGGCAGGACGGTACCGGCCGAGGCGCTGCTGGAGGATGTTACCTCCGCCCTGCTGAACCTCGGGTACAAGGAGGTCCAGGTGAAGAAAGCCCTTGCCGGAATTGATGCCGCAACGGGAGGGTCTGTGGAGGAGTTGCTGAAGCAGGCGTTGAAAATTCTGATGAAGTAG